Proteins from a genomic interval of Alteromonas macleodii ATCC 27126:
- the lolD gene encoding lipoprotein-releasing ABC transporter ATP-binding protein LolD, with protein sequence MQDVLICRNINKTYQDGSNATPVLHDVSLSIKAGEHVAILGSSGSGKSTLLHILGGLDKSSSGEVEFNGKSLGQLSGNALAKLRNDEMGFIYQFHHLLGEFTALENVAMPLRIRGLSTKLAHGKAREMLDEVGLSHRVDHLPSTMSGGERQRVAIARALVTEPSVVLADEPTGNLDDSTGEQIYKLLTSLSDKKGTAFVVVTHDITLAGKMDRVLKIKDGRLASDTLFKESQDARL encoded by the coding sequence ATGCAGGACGTGCTAATTTGCCGCAATATTAATAAAACCTATCAAGATGGCAGTAATGCTACCCCCGTTTTACACGATGTCTCTCTTTCAATAAAAGCTGGCGAACATGTTGCTATTTTAGGTAGCTCCGGCTCAGGTAAAAGCACCCTTTTACATATTCTTGGAGGGTTAGATAAATCTTCTAGCGGTGAAGTCGAATTCAATGGAAAATCACTCGGTCAATTATCTGGAAATGCATTAGCAAAGCTTCGCAATGACGAAATGGGCTTTATCTATCAATTTCATCATTTACTCGGTGAATTCACAGCGTTAGAAAATGTAGCAATGCCGCTAAGAATTAGAGGGCTTTCGACCAAATTGGCCCACGGCAAGGCTCGTGAAATGTTAGATGAAGTTGGGCTTTCTCACCGCGTCGACCATTTACCATCGACCATGTCAGGCGGTGAACGACAGCGTGTGGCAATAGCACGAGCTTTAGTTACCGAGCCATCAGTGGTACTGGCCGACGAACCTACAGGAAATCTTGATGACTCGACGGGTGAGCAAATTTATAAACTGCTTACTAGCTTAAGTGATAAAAAAGGGACAGCGTTTGTTGTCGTTACCCATGATATTACCTTGGCCGGGAAAATGGACAGGGTGCTGAAGATAAAGGACGGCAGATTAGCGAGCGATACGTTATTCAAGGAGAGCCAAGATGCTCGCCTTTGA
- a CDS encoding lipoprotein-releasing ABC transporter permease subunit yields MLAFELAQRFRKTRSEQRFISFISMSSTIGIALGCFVLIVLLSVMNGFEKELTSRILSVVPHGELYSKSESGIENLDAQLYRLSQDSRIASVTPYTGITGMLQSKGELKAISVTGIPVNSVSDKYTERVTSEDWQRFSTQKNGLIVGKGIFASMDLNIGDIVQILIPQTTQDLTFKAPRSITLSISGVLSVGGELDNQLGLMHLETASEAIGISSKSQGIQFTLIDPFSSYDTMRDIGYSYPQGVYMSDWTRTQGHLYNDIQLVRAVVYIALTLVIAVACFNIVSSLVMAVRDKQAAIAILKTMGATDRLIRNTFVLQGVINGVIGITVGVVLALLVAPNLSEIVRFIEVAIGIEILSGDIYFIDFLPSDLHWQDVVVTVVVAMFLSVGATIYPAQKAAKVSPSSALH; encoded by the coding sequence ATGCTCGCCTTTGAATTGGCCCAACGCTTCAGAAAAACACGTTCAGAACAGCGTTTCATCTCTTTTATTTCTATGTCATCCACCATTGGGATTGCCCTTGGTTGCTTTGTACTAATTGTGTTGCTGAGCGTAATGAACGGGTTTGAAAAAGAGCTTACAAGTCGTATTTTGAGTGTGGTTCCTCATGGTGAATTATATAGCAAGAGCGAAAGCGGAATAGAAAATTTAGACGCGCAGCTCTATCGTTTGTCTCAAGATAGCCGTATTGCCTCTGTCACGCCATACACAGGGATAACCGGAATGTTGCAGTCAAAGGGGGAATTGAAGGCAATTAGCGTTACTGGTATTCCGGTTAACAGTGTTAGCGACAAATATACTGAAAGAGTCACAAGTGAGGATTGGCAACGTTTTTCGACGCAGAAAAATGGTCTCATTGTAGGAAAGGGTATTTTCGCTTCCATGGACCTTAATATTGGTGACATTGTTCAAATACTCATTCCTCAAACAACTCAGGATCTAACCTTCAAAGCCCCACGTTCAATTACGCTTTCTATTTCTGGAGTGCTATCTGTTGGCGGTGAACTCGATAACCAACTGGGTTTAATGCACTTGGAAACAGCGTCTGAAGCTATTGGTATTTCATCTAAGTCACAAGGAATTCAGTTTACACTTATCGACCCATTTTCATCTTACGACACGATGCGAGATATAGGTTACAGCTACCCTCAGGGTGTTTACATGTCTGACTGGACACGTACCCAAGGCCACTTATATAACGATATTCAGCTAGTTAGAGCTGTGGTGTATATCGCCTTGACGCTGGTCATTGCCGTTGCTTGTTTTAACATTGTGTCGTCACTGGTTATGGCGGTTAGAGACAAACAGGCTGCCATCGCAATATTAAAAACCATGGGAGCGACGGATCGTTTAATTCGCAATACCTTCGTGTTGCAGGGCGTTATCAATGGCGTTATAGGCATTACTGTAGGTGTGGTTTTAGCGCTACTGGTAGCACCTAACCTCTCTGAGATTGTTCGCTTTATTGAGGTGGCGATAGGCATAGAAATTCTATCAGGCGATATATATTTCATCGATTTCCTACCATCTGATCTACATTGGCAAGACGTTGTAGTAACCGTGGTTGTTGCTATGTTCTTGAGTGTGGGCGCTACTATTTATCCAGCGCAAAAGGCAGCCAAGGTATCACCTTCATCAGCGCTTCACTAA
- a CDS encoding dicarboxylate/amino acid:cation symporter, translating into MSSSAHKYSLTARIFIGMAAGILTGVFLQLLFDDSGDFTFSIFGLEFSTYNILVEGIFSTLGQIFIASLKMLVVPLVFVSLICGTSTLSDPSKLGRLGAKSVGLYVVTTAIAITLAMSIALVVSPGDGLNLTTETTFQAKEAPSLSDVIVNMFPSNPINSMAQGNMLQIIVFAVLFGIAMAMTGDAGKRLTAIFEDINTVIMRLVTIIMNLAPYGVYVLMAKLFSTIGGETILSLAKYFFLVFGVLILHGLVTYSVLLKALSGLNPVILMKKMRDAALFAFSTSSSSATLPVTMETAKNKLGVGNSVSSFTLPLGATINMDGTAIMQGVATVFIAQVYAVDLSLGDYMMVVLTATLASIGTAGVPGVGLIMLAMVLQQVNLPVEGIALIIGVDRLLDMTRTAVNITGDCMVSCIVAKSEGALDESVYNDPKAGLKQEDVDFEHFEKNK; encoded by the coding sequence ATGTCTTCATCTGCACATAAATATAGTTTAACCGCCCGCATCTTTATCGGCATGGCTGCCGGTATCTTGACTGGTGTCTTTCTCCAATTATTGTTTGATGATAGCGGAGATTTTACTTTTTCGATATTCGGTTTAGAGTTCTCAACGTATAACATTCTTGTAGAAGGTATATTTTCCACTCTCGGCCAAATATTTATTGCCAGCTTAAAAATGCTTGTGGTTCCTCTTGTGTTTGTTTCCTTAATTTGCGGAACCAGCACACTGTCTGACCCTAGTAAATTGGGAAGACTTGGCGCAAAGTCAGTCGGACTCTATGTTGTCACAACCGCCATTGCCATAACACTAGCCATGAGTATAGCTTTAGTGGTGTCTCCGGGTGACGGGCTAAATCTAACAACAGAAACTACCTTCCAAGCGAAAGAGGCCCCTAGCCTGTCTGACGTTATCGTTAACATGTTCCCAAGCAACCCAATTAACTCAATGGCACAGGGCAACATGCTACAGATCATTGTGTTTGCCGTACTGTTTGGTATAGCTATGGCGATGACAGGTGATGCGGGCAAGCGTCTTACCGCTATCTTTGAAGATATTAATACGGTAATCATGCGTCTTGTTACCATCATCATGAACTTAGCGCCATACGGCGTGTACGTGTTGATGGCGAAACTCTTCTCCACTATTGGTGGCGAAACAATTCTGAGCCTGGCGAAATATTTCTTCTTAGTATTTGGCGTGTTAATCCTTCACGGCCTGGTAACCTACTCAGTGCTGCTAAAAGCTTTATCGGGATTAAACCCTGTTATCTTGATGAAGAAAATGCGTGACGCTGCGCTATTCGCATTTAGTACCTCAAGCAGTAGCGCTACCTTGCCCGTCACTATGGAAACGGCGAAAAACAAGCTTGGCGTAGGTAACTCGGTATCGTCGTTCACCCTGCCGCTAGGCGCAACAATTAACATGGACGGCACGGCCATAATGCAGGGTGTTGCCACGGTCTTTATTGCCCAGGTTTACGCTGTCGATTTAAGCCTTGGCGACTATATGATGGTAGTACTTACCGCCACCCTTGCTTCTATCGGAACCGCCGGTGTGCCAGGTGTGGGCCTTATCATGCTAGCTATGGTATTGCAGCAAGTGAACCTACCGGTTGAAGGGATCGCACTTATTATCGGTGTAGACAGACTGCTGGATATGACACGCACTGCGGTAAACATTACAGGCGACTGTATGGTGTCGTGCATTGTAGCTAAAAGCGAAGGAGCATTGGACGAAAGCGTTTATAACGATCCTAAAGCCGGTTTGAAGCAGGAAGATGTGGACTTCGAACATTTTGAAAAGAATAAATAA
- a CDS encoding beta strand repeat-containing protein: MSTLAKTLSLISALFMLTACGGGGSSVSRDNTDNGSGDGGTTSPTYSIALTLENESGASDNSLSEDNSLFVVATVSDQDGNPHADALLTFTLSNEQLAEFGNDTGTARTNSNGVARLRLNASTASGDGEITAALGSGETGTTTFSATAVTSTDPTTISVSLALQNAGGEADNSLSSSNALVALATVTNSEGEPQADLLLTFSLSNDDLATFSNDTATALTNAEGVASIGMSVGSASGDGEVTATLSTGEADSTTFSSSGSTTVSEEPASLELYANSIQLASSGSDEVELIALVKNEQSVLMEGVEVSFSAASGDGVELQLTQPETAADGTARAILTSQNDASNRTVTITAGAGSLTQTVEITIAGTEVTINGASSVILNDSVDYTIRVQDSDGTSILNQDVVLSAVNGTLSSTTVNTGANGQATVSYTASTSGEDTITAAALNAETSFTVQVQQDEFNFVNLPTEEVPLGQTQTITVQWRQDNTPVVGQNVTFSASRGVIAGNATVVTDAEGQASIDISANNAGISSITASASDGSGNVLVSALTQIEFIATTPHTLIADASPDIIGPDGQTSTISAVVRDVDGNLVKNSVVNFSVSDVSTGFVSPSQATTDSKGIATTVFTSGSVSTQDAVVVTAFVADDPAIDDEVVLTVGARAFDISLGTGNELEEATSTSYLKRFGVFVSDSAGQPVSGVNLTASVAPVKYVNGGEYRTGFWVFDDDASQWVAIVNQNCETEDVNDNGILDTTPRDEDTNEDGMLTPGLIGTIAFANGAAVTDENGYAELEYRYPRSYAIWYDAVISVFGQSTGSEASAKMRYTLSISADDVTDEGASPPANPFGVTDQCTLVTP, encoded by the coding sequence ATGTCGACATTAGCGAAAACGCTAAGCCTAATTAGCGCATTATTTATGCTAACAGCATGTGGTGGGGGCGGTTCATCAGTCTCTCGAGATAACACGGATAACGGAAGCGGAGACGGCGGTACCACATCACCGACCTATTCAATCGCTTTAACACTGGAAAATGAAAGTGGAGCAAGCGACAACAGCCTTTCTGAAGACAATAGTCTGTTTGTTGTTGCGACCGTGTCAGATCAAGATGGCAATCCGCATGCAGACGCGTTACTAACCTTTACGCTAAGCAACGAACAACTAGCCGAGTTTGGCAACGACACGGGAACGGCGCGTACAAATTCAAATGGTGTAGCCCGATTACGCCTTAATGCCAGCACGGCTTCTGGAGATGGCGAAATTACCGCTGCGCTCGGTAGCGGCGAAACGGGAACTACCACGTTTTCAGCCACAGCGGTGACAAGCACCGACCCAACAACAATAAGTGTATCGCTAGCCCTACAAAATGCAGGTGGGGAAGCAGATAACAGCTTATCTTCTAGCAACGCATTGGTTGCGCTGGCAACCGTGACTAATTCTGAGGGTGAGCCTCAGGCCGATTTGCTCCTAACTTTCTCATTGAGCAATGATGATTTAGCGACGTTTTCTAACGATACTGCCACTGCACTGACTAATGCAGAAGGCGTAGCGTCGATCGGTATGTCGGTGGGAAGCGCATCAGGGGATGGTGAAGTAACGGCTACTTTGTCAACGGGTGAAGCGGATTCAACTACATTCAGCTCTTCGGGCAGTACAACGGTAAGTGAAGAGCCCGCGTCACTGGAGCTTTATGCTAACAGCATTCAGCTCGCCTCAAGCGGTAGTGATGAAGTTGAGTTGATAGCACTGGTTAAAAATGAACAAAGTGTGCTGATGGAAGGGGTAGAAGTAAGCTTCTCTGCCGCATCAGGCGATGGGGTTGAACTTCAATTAACTCAACCAGAAACCGCCGCAGATGGTACAGCGCGCGCAATATTAACGTCTCAAAACGATGCGTCAAACCGCACCGTCACCATTACAGCAGGTGCAGGCAGCCTTACGCAAACAGTTGAAATTACCATTGCTGGTACAGAAGTCACCATCAACGGTGCATCGTCAGTTATTTTGAACGACAGCGTAGATTATACAATTCGTGTTCAGGACTCTGACGGAACATCAATTCTCAACCAAGACGTAGTGCTAAGTGCGGTTAACGGAACGCTTAGCAGCACGACTGTTAATACGGGCGCAAACGGACAAGCGACAGTGTCTTACACTGCATCAACGTCTGGCGAAGATACTATCACTGCGGCAGCACTTAACGCTGAGACCAGCTTTACGGTGCAAGTTCAGCAAGACGAATTTAACTTTGTCAACTTGCCTACAGAGGAAGTGCCGCTAGGGCAGACTCAAACTATTACGGTCCAGTGGCGTCAAGACAACACGCCTGTGGTAGGTCAGAATGTTACTTTTAGCGCGTCACGTGGCGTTATTGCGGGCAACGCAACTGTAGTGACCGATGCTGAAGGGCAAGCGAGTATTGATATCAGTGCGAATAATGCTGGTATCTCTTCAATTACTGCATCAGCGAGTGACGGAAGTGGGAATGTGTTGGTTTCAGCACTCACTCAGATTGAGTTTATTGCTACCACACCTCACACACTGATTGCCGATGCATCACCTGACATCATTGGCCCTGACGGTCAAACCAGTACCATCAGTGCAGTTGTTCGCGACGTTGATGGAAACTTAGTGAAAAACAGTGTGGTTAACTTCTCTGTATCTGACGTATCGACCGGATTTGTATCACCTTCTCAGGCAACCACCGACAGCAAGGGGATAGCGACCACTGTCTTTACTTCAGGATCGGTATCGACTCAAGACGCGGTAGTGGTTACTGCTTTTGTTGCTGACGACCCAGCCATTGACGACGAGGTTGTGTTAACAGTGGGCGCACGTGCTTTTGATATCTCGCTAGGAACGGGTAATGAGCTTGAAGAAGCCACATCGACTTCTTACCTAAAGCGCTTTGGTGTGTTTGTATCAGATTCTGCAGGTCAGCCAGTCAGTGGCGTCAACCTGACTGCGTCAGTTGCGCCGGTAAAATACGTAAATGGCGGTGAGTATAGAACCGGCTTTTGGGTATTCGACGATGATGCTTCTCAATGGGTTGCAATAGTAAATCAAAACTGTGAAACCGAAGACGTTAACGACAACGGTATTTTGGATACAACACCAAGAGATGAAGATACCAATGAAGACGGTATGTTAACTCCTGGATTAATTGGGACCATCGCGTTTGCCAACGGTGCAGCGGTGACAGATGAGAATGGTTACGCGGAATTGGAATACCGTTATCCTCGCAGCTATGCAATCTGGTATGACGCTGTCATTTCAGTGTTCGGGCAGTCTACAGGCAGCGAAGCAAGTGCGAAGATGCGTTACACCCTAAGTATCTCTGCTGACGACGTGACGGATGAAGGGGCGTCACCGCCGGCTAATCCATTCGGCGTAACTGATCAGTGTACGCTGGTCACACCATAA
- the astB gene encoding N-succinylarginine dihydrolase has product MKQFEVNFDGLVGPTHNYAGLSFGNVASLNNANAKSSPKQAAKQGLAKAKALADMGMVQGVLAPQERPDIAALRRLGFTGSDARVLESAAKQSREIFLACCSASSMWTANAATVSPSADTADGRVHFTPANLTNKFHRSLEPQVTGNILRGTFANEKHFAHHQHLPDNEHFGDEGAANHTRICSNYGQAGVELFVYGRHAFDTSKPAPKKYPARQTLEACQAVARLHGLDDDGVVYMQQNPDVIDQGVFHNDVIAVGNQNVLFFHEQAFYQKDAGFKELQAKFGSEPLHFIEVPTAEVSVQDAVKTYLFNTQIITLPGGDMTIIAPTECEENEAVKRYLDKLVTLGTPIKSVNYFDVKQSMRNGGGPACLRLRVAMNDQELAAVNQNTLINDSQFARLNAWVDKHYRDELSEDDLRDPQLLIESRTALDELTQILKIGSVYPFQQA; this is encoded by the coding sequence ATGAAGCAGTTTGAAGTTAACTTTGATGGTCTTGTAGGACCTACCCATAACTATGCCGGTTTGTCGTTTGGCAATGTCGCTTCCCTGAACAACGCAAACGCAAAGAGCAGTCCAAAACAAGCTGCAAAGCAAGGCTTAGCCAAAGCAAAGGCGTTGGCCGATATGGGAATGGTTCAAGGTGTGTTGGCCCCACAAGAGCGTCCTGACATCGCCGCACTGCGTCGATTAGGTTTCACAGGCTCTGATGCTCGCGTGCTAGAAAGCGCTGCAAAGCAATCTCGCGAGATTTTCCTTGCTTGTTGTTCTGCCAGTAGCATGTGGACTGCAAATGCCGCCACTGTGTCTCCTAGTGCCGATACTGCCGATGGTCGCGTTCACTTTACCCCTGCAAACTTAACCAACAAGTTCCATCGTTCACTAGAGCCTCAGGTTACAGGCAATATCCTGCGTGGTACATTTGCCAATGAAAAGCACTTTGCTCATCACCAGCACTTGCCAGATAACGAGCATTTTGGTGACGAAGGTGCAGCTAACCACACGCGAATTTGCAGCAACTATGGTCAGGCAGGCGTAGAGTTGTTTGTTTATGGTCGTCATGCATTTGATACCAGCAAACCAGCACCGAAAAAATATCCGGCTCGCCAAACGCTAGAAGCATGCCAAGCAGTAGCTCGCTTACACGGTCTAGACGACGATGGCGTAGTTTACATGCAGCAAAACCCAGACGTTATCGACCAGGGCGTATTCCACAACGATGTGATCGCTGTTGGTAACCAAAATGTGTTGTTTTTCCACGAGCAAGCGTTTTATCAAAAAGACGCTGGATTTAAAGAGCTTCAAGCTAAATTTGGTAGCGAACCGCTGCATTTTATTGAAGTGCCGACTGCTGAAGTCTCTGTACAAGACGCAGTAAAAACCTACTTGTTCAATACGCAAATTATAACGCTTCCAGGTGGTGATATGACCATCATTGCGCCAACTGAGTGTGAGGAAAATGAAGCCGTTAAGCGCTATTTAGACAAGCTGGTAACACTGGGTACGCCCATTAAGTCGGTTAATTATTTTGATGTTAAACAAAGCATGCGTAATGGCGGTGGTCCGGCATGTTTGCGTTTGCGCGTTGCAATGAATGACCAAGAACTCGCCGCGGTTAATCAAAATACGTTAATTAACGATTCACAGTTCGCACGCTTAAATGCATGGGTCGACAAACACTATCGCGATGAATTAAGCGAAGATGACTTGCGCGATCCGCAGCTTCTCATTGAATCTCGTACTGCGCTTGATGAGCTTACACAAATCCTTAAAATTGGTTCGGTTTACCCATTCCAACAGGCGTAA
- the topA gene encoding type I DNA topoisomerase, with amino-acid sequence MAKSLVIVESPAKAKTINKYLGKNFIVKSSVGHVRDLPTKALGKVEPKKPAKELKTLSEEERQEYLRRHEYLKLVDRMGVDPEKDWKAHYQVLQGKEKVVNELKKLAKDADTIYLATDLDREGEAIAWHLQELLGKKDKTYQRVVFNEITKNAIQDAFSDPGELNISRVNAQQARRFLDRVVGFMVSPLLWKKIARGLSAGRVQSVAVRLVVEREREIKAFVPEEFWDVHADLTSKQKAALRMLVAKHQGNAFKPKNKAETDKALADLEGANYTVESRESKPTQSRPSAPFITSTLQQAASTRLGFGVKKTMMMAQRLYEAGYITYMRTDSTNLSQEALDSARAYISDNFGDKYLPDSPNRYGSKEGAQEAHEAIRPSNVSISAASLGDMERDAQRLYELIWRQFVACQMTPAKYDATTIKVAAGDYELTAKGRVLKFDGWTCVQPQLRKKGEEELMLPDVQKGDVLDLKALDPKQHFTKPVARFNEASLVKELEKRGIGRPSTYASIISTIQDRGYVRLENKRFYAEKMGEIVNDRLMENFDDLMSYDFTANMEQHLDDIAEGKKDWKDVLNDFYSGFYGKLLNAEKDPEEGGMRLNQAVPAGVECDKCGREMNVRTASTGVFLGCSGYNLPPKERCTNTMNLTPGDEVVKVDDEEELETEALRSKKRCPKCGTAMDSYLVDETRKLHVCGNTPTCDGTLVETGTFKIKGYDGPIIECDKCGSDMELKNGRFGKYFGCTNEECKNTRKLLRNGEAAPPKEDPVDLPELPCEKSDAHFMLRDGASGIFLAAHNFPKSRETRAPKVEELARFRDRISPKFYYLADAPQTDPDGNPAIVRYSRKTKQQYVMSENDNGKATGWSAWYDNGKWQEQAAKKPATKAKKK; translated from the coding sequence ATGGCAAAATCACTGGTCATAGTCGAGTCACCAGCCAAAGCGAAAACGATAAATAAATATCTCGGTAAAAATTTTATCGTAAAAAGTTCGGTTGGCCACGTGCGAGATCTTCCGACGAAGGCTTTAGGCAAAGTAGAGCCTAAAAAACCGGCTAAAGAACTCAAAACTTTAAGCGAAGAAGAGCGTCAAGAATATCTTCGCCGTCACGAATATTTGAAGCTTGTAGACAGAATGGGTGTGGATCCAGAGAAAGACTGGAAAGCCCACTATCAAGTGCTGCAGGGTAAAGAGAAAGTCGTTAACGAACTTAAAAAGCTTGCTAAAGATGCTGACACTATCTATCTCGCGACCGATTTGGACCGCGAAGGGGAAGCGATTGCATGGCATTTACAAGAGCTGCTAGGTAAAAAAGACAAAACTTACCAGCGAGTGGTGTTTAACGAAATTACTAAAAACGCGATTCAAGATGCGTTCTCAGATCCGGGCGAACTAAATATCTCTCGCGTCAACGCCCAGCAGGCTCGTCGATTCCTGGACCGTGTTGTAGGCTTCATGGTATCGCCACTTCTGTGGAAAAAAATTGCGCGAGGCCTCTCAGCAGGGCGAGTTCAATCGGTAGCGGTTAGACTTGTTGTAGAGCGTGAGCGAGAAATTAAAGCGTTTGTACCTGAAGAGTTTTGGGACGTACACGCAGATTTAACTAGCAAGCAAAAAGCGGCACTGCGCATGCTGGTAGCAAAGCACCAGGGCAATGCGTTCAAGCCTAAAAACAAGGCCGAAACTGATAAAGCGCTTGCTGACTTAGAAGGGGCTAACTACACGGTAGAAAGCCGCGAGTCAAAGCCTACGCAAAGTCGTCCTTCTGCACCATTTATTACCTCAACGCTACAACAAGCGGCAAGTACTCGATTGGGCTTTGGTGTTAAGAAAACCATGATGATGGCACAGCGCCTTTATGAGGCGGGCTACATCACCTATATGCGTACGGATTCAACCAATTTAAGCCAAGAGGCGTTGGACAGTGCTCGTGCATACATTTCAGATAATTTTGGTGACAAGTACCTGCCTGATTCGCCAAATCGCTACGGCAGTAAAGAAGGTGCGCAAGAGGCGCACGAAGCGATCCGTCCTTCAAACGTGAGCATAAGTGCTGCAAGTTTAGGCGATATGGAACGCGATGCACAGCGTCTTTATGAGCTTATTTGGCGCCAGTTTGTGGCCTGTCAAATGACCCCAGCTAAGTACGATGCAACCACTATCAAAGTGGCGGCGGGTGATTACGAGCTGACGGCGAAAGGCCGCGTACTTAAGTTCGATGGTTGGACTTGCGTTCAGCCTCAGCTTCGCAAAAAAGGCGAAGAAGAGCTCATGTTGCCTGATGTACAAAAAGGCGATGTGCTTGACTTAAAAGCGCTTGATCCTAAACAACACTTCACCAAGCCTGTAGCGCGATTTAATGAAGCTTCGTTAGTAAAAGAGCTTGAAAAACGCGGTATTGGTCGTCCATCGACCTACGCCAGTATTATTTCGACGATTCAAGATCGCGGCTATGTGCGCTTAGAGAACAAGCGTTTTTATGCCGAGAAAATGGGCGAAATCGTAAACGATCGTCTGATGGAAAACTTTGACGATTTAATGAGCTATGACTTCACTGCCAACATGGAGCAGCATCTTGATGATATTGCTGAAGGCAAGAAAGATTGGAAGGACGTGCTCAACGACTTTTACAGCGGCTTCTACGGAAAACTGTTAAACGCTGAGAAAGACCCTGAAGAGGGCGGTATGCGCTTGAATCAGGCAGTGCCTGCAGGTGTTGAGTGCGATAAATGCGGCCGTGAAATGAACGTGAGAACCGCGTCAACTGGCGTATTCTTGGGCTGTTCAGGCTACAATTTACCGCCGAAAGAGCGCTGCACAAACACCATGAATTTAACGCCTGGTGATGAAGTCGTGAAAGTGGACGATGAAGAAGAGCTCGAAACGGAAGCGCTTCGTTCTAAAAAGCGTTGTCCTAAGTGCGGCACGGCGATGGACAGTTACTTGGTTGACGAAACCCGTAAACTTCATGTGTGTGGTAACACGCCAACATGTGATGGCACCTTAGTTGAAACAGGCACATTCAAGATAAAAGGCTATGACGGCCCCATTATTGAGTGTGATAAATGTGGCAGCGATATGGAGCTTAAAAACGGTCGATTTGGTAAATACTTCGGCTGCACCAACGAAGAGTGTAAGAATACTCGTAAGCTACTTAGAAACGGTGAAGCTGCGCCGCCAAAAGAAGATCCGGTAGATTTACCTGAGCTTCCGTGTGAAAAGTCTGACGCGCATTTTATGCTACGTGATGGCGCTTCGGGAATTTTCTTAGCGGCGCATAACTTTCCAAAGTCGCGTGAAACTCGTGCGCCGAAAGTGGAAGAACTTGCTCGCTTTAGAGATAGAATTTCGCCGAAATTCTACTATCTTGCTGATGCGCCACAAACAGACCCTGATGGTAACCCTGCAATAGTTCGATACAGCAGGAAGACCAAACAGCAATACGTGATGTCTGAGAATGACAACGGTAAAGCAACAGGGTGGTCTGCGTGGTACGACAATGGCAAATGGCAGGAGCAAGCCGCTAAAAAGCCAGCGACTAAAGCCAAGAAGAAGTAA
- a CDS encoding DUF2058 domain-containing protein, with protein sequence MASLQDQLLKAGLADKASAKQARADKRKKQKQKNKQKQPVADEATIAAQQAAEEKKARSRELNQLQQQEREKRSIIAQVRQLITVNKQPRNGETLLNFTHDNVVKRLYVSEEMHKQVTKGRLAVVLLDDAYELVPAPVADKIAQRDEASVIYRADLDKSGADGKDEEEDDWYADYEIPDDLTW encoded by the coding sequence ATGGCCTCCTTACAAGACCAACTACTGAAAGCCGGTTTGGCCGATAAAGCGTCTGCAAAGCAAGCGCGTGCAGATAAACGCAAAAAACAAAAGCAAAAGAATAAGCAAAAACAACCTGTCGCTGATGAAGCGACTATTGCTGCTCAACAAGCAGCTGAAGAGAAAAAAGCGCGCTCACGCGAGCTAAACCAGCTTCAACAGCAGGAGCGAGAGAAGCGCTCAATTATTGCGCAGGTAAGGCAGCTTATTACGGTAAACAAACAACCGCGCAATGGCGAAACCTTACTTAACTTTACACACGACAACGTAGTAAAGCGTCTGTATGTGAGTGAAGAGATGCACAAGCAAGTGACAAAAGGTCGTTTGGCTGTTGTATTGCTAGATGACGCTTATGAACTAGTACCAGCCCCCGTTGCTGACAAAATTGCACAGCGCGACGAGGCTTCAGTTATTTACCGTGCTGATTTAGATAAGAGCGGAGCCGATGGTAAAGATGAAGAAGAAGATGATTGGTACGCCGATTATGAAATTCCAGATGATTTAACCTGGTAG